In the Malaya genurostris strain Urasoe2022 chromosome 1, Malgen_1.1, whole genome shotgun sequence genome, one interval contains:
- the LOC131440300 gene encoding uncharacterized protein LOC131440300: MPSKQNQKTPSVSCPACNSPDDDEMVQCDYCHSWWHYTCVGVGDSVSEREFKCPKCAPSPSENPHPQEDSKGSKNNSPATESAGKSTKANTPSERNFDQAGSVISSSTKAKTRLNLQKLEAQKALMDRQLELERRDQDRKLEQQKLQKVSEIEKKQLQLDQKFLDEKFRLIEEDLLDEDVSSTSVRSLQGTFNKVMQWRGHVNALMDQPPGLTTQQHVDQLSTASRGVPNPDAQVPSMTLSTAGLGQTSSVLTQGWAPNADLYNTACESVPIPGIHGQSMLPAAGPSTANSVRAHERGPTSQQLATRQVIPRELPSFTGNPEEWPLFISSYNTSTEICGYTEAENLIRLQRCLRGPALEAVRSRLMLPASVPHVIKTLQTLYGRPELLIHMLLQKVREVSPPRSDKLDTLIGFGMTVQTLCDHLQAAGQETHLNNPSLLFELVEKLPGNLKLDWALHKQRYDTVNLQTFAQYMAILTSAASQVTLPVDRKLQRGGKTEKGKQSFCGAHSSEDASNIMVEERSDRERIRTPECYVCKKPDHRVKNCPVFAKMTVDHRWKAVSEYSLCRTCLGAHGRRPCKTMKLCGVGDCQLKHNPLLHSSSRKHESSSKATPSEALTNYHHSTSTTLFRIVPVTLHGNNRTVKTFAFLDDGSSMTLIEETIANQLALEGAQAPLCLQWTANVTRSEKHSKRVSLEITGSYNEQVYPLSNVRTVKNLNLPRQSMQYSKLSKQYAYLKGLPIEDYDDAVPQILIGNDNSHLGAVLKIREGMTFEPIAAKTRLGWTIYGAGKDEESHHSHSYHICQCNRQLHDLVRDNFLVDNIGVAIAVPPDSDESRRANRILRDTTKRIGNNFEVGLLWKFDAFELPDSYAMAIRRMVCLERRMENDSRIGASVKRQIREYIEKGYISKATAEQLRAADPRRIWYLPLGVTINPKKPEKVRIFCDAAAEVDSVSLNTMLLKGPDLLSSLPTVLFGFRERRVAICADIQEMFHQIFIRKEDRQSQRLLWRDAADRVPDVYLMNVATFGASCSPCLAHYVKDLNAAEFAGAYPEAVVAITKKHYVDDYLDSFDDEDKAVHMALDVKYIHSRAGFHLRNWISNSSNVLRRIGEKKVTAGKRLDLHDKCITERVLGMLWDPKQDVFTFSTTMATNTQHPTKRQVLRTVMSLFDPLGLLSHFIIHGKILIQDLWRVQIGWDDLIPCRQHSRWLRWTSEFEKLSCVRVNRCYFPTVPERKIKQLQLHMFVDASEEAYACVAYLRAEVYDGVQVALVAAKSKVAPLKTLSIPKLELQAAVLGTRLQKTIRSTHSLPITESIYWSDSQTVLAWINPNHRKFRQFVSCRVGEILTLTNPEDWRWVPSKDNVADDATKWGKGSHLSPDSRWFWGPSFLYLSEDQWPTNQRTFTETTEELQSCFTHAEVKCENLVLWERFSKWNRLLNTVAYVNRAVRNMQRKSKGSPLLLDCLTQEERSKAETIIWRLVQEEVYSAELSTLATPIPKSSTKRYKNTKLLGLSAFKDPDGIVRMESRIAGAVFVSFDTRNPIIIPKNHHATRLLVEWYHYRYLHANNETVINEIKQRFHISHLRSLVRQISKSCFVCRVRKTQPTVPRMAPLPAARMKAFVRPFSYIGLDYFGPLPVRIGRSVVKRWVALFTCLTIRAVHLEVVHSLSSESCKMAIRRFIARRGSPVEIYSDNGTNFVGASNDLRWELGKIDRDMAAVFTNTNTQWKFNPPSAPHMGGSWERLVRSVKTALDSMYTCRNPDEETFATILLEAESIVNSRPLTFVSMESSEQEAITPNHFLMMSSSGVTQPSRSLEESQKSLRGNWNLIRVMVDQFWKRWVREYLPTLTRRTKWFTDVAPLKVGDLVMVVEDNRRNGWIRGRILELVTGQDGRSRRAVVQTSTGVLRRPIAKLAKLDLEVKPVKLGQDL, encoded by the coding sequence ATGCCGTCAAAGCAAAACCAGAAAACGCCTTCAGTCAGCTGCCCCGCATGCAATTCGCCGGACGATGATGAAATGGTTCAGTGCGACTATTGTCATAGTTGGTGGCACTATACGTGTGTGGGAGTCGGAGACAGCGTCAGCGAGAGAGAATTCAAGTGTCCGAAGTGTGCACCTTCTCCTTCAGAAAACCCGCACCCTCAAGAAGACTCAAAAGGTAGTAAAAACAACTCGCCCGCGACAGAGTCGGCAGGGAAATCTACGAAAGCAAATACGCCGAGCGAAAGGAATTTTGATCAAGCTGGTAGCGTTATCTCATCCAGCACCAAAGCAAAGACTCGTTTGAATCTTCAGAAACTCGAGGCACAAAAAGCTCTGATGGACAGACAATTGGAGCTAGAACGTCGAGATCAAGATCGCAAGTTAGAGCAGCAGAAATTGCAAAAGGTGTCGGAGATCGAGAAGAAACAGTTGCAATTGGACCAGAAGTTTCTCGATGAAAAATTTCGTTTAATAGAAGAAGATTTGCTCGACGAGGATGTAAGTAGTACAAGTGTACGTTCATTGCAAGGCACCTTTAATAAAGTTATGCAATGGCGAGGCCATGTTAATGCACTCATGGACCAACCACCCGGGTTGACAACGCAACAGCACGTAGACCAGCTCAGCACAGCAAGTAGAGGTGTCCCGAATCCAGACGCACAAGTGCCGTCGATGACACTATCCACAGCAGGTTTAGGTCAAACCAGTTCAGTACTGACTCAGGGATGGGCACCGAATGCCGACCTGTACAACACTGCCTGTGAAAGTGTTCCGATTCCAGGGATACACGGACAATCGATGTTACCCGCAGCGGGGCCGAGTACGGCAAATTCCGTGCGGGCGCATGAACGGGGACCAACATCTCAACAGTTGGCAACGCGACAGGTAATACCAAGAGAACTACCTAGTTTTACCGGGAATCCCGAAGAATGGCCCCTGTTTATAAGCTCTTATAATACGTCTACTGAAATCTGTGGTTATACAGAAGCAGAAAATTTAATTAGGCTACAGCGTTGTTTAAGAGGCCCAGCGCTGGAAGCTGTTCGAAGCAGACTTATGTTACCTGCATCGGTACCGCACGTTATAAAGACGCTACAAACGCTGTATGGAAGACCAGAATTACTCATCCACATGTTGCTTCAAAAGGTGCGCGAGGTTTCACCGCCGAGATCCGACAAGTTAGATACGTTAATTGGATTTGGGATGACTGTACAGACTCTTTGCGACCACCTGCAGGCAGCAGGGCAGGAGACCCATTTAAATAATCCCTCACTACTGTTTGAATTGGTAGAAAAATTGCCAGGAAACCTGAAGTTGGATTGGGCGTTGCACAAACAACGTTATGATACAGTAAATTTGCAAACTTTCGCCCAATACATGGCGATACTTACGTCAGCGGCTTCCCAAGTGACTCTTCCTGTCGACCGCAAGCTACAGCGAGGAGGCAAAACAGAAAAAGGAAAGCAAAGTTTTTGTGGAGCACATTCGTCGGAAGATGCTTCCAATATCATGGTCGAAGAACGATCCGATCGAGAACGAATCCGCACTCCGGAATGTTATGTATGCAAGAAACCCGATCACAGAGTGAAAAATTGTCCCGTATTTGCCAAGATGACTGTAGACCACCGCTGGAAAGCTGTTAGTGAATACAGTCTCTGTCGTACCTGTTTGGGGGCCCATGGTAGGCGACCATGTAAAACAATGAAATTGTGTGGTGTCGGTGATTGTCAGCTGAAACATAATCCACTTTTACACTCTAGTTCGCGGAAGCATGAAAGTAGCTCGAAAGCCACACCTTCGGAAGCGCTAACAAACTATCACCACTCCACTAGCACGACGTTGTTCCGAATCGTTCCTGTTACATTACACGGAAACAATCGTACGGTAAAGACATTTGCTTTTTTGGATGATGGATCATCGATGACTTTAATAGAAGAAACAATCGCAAACCAGCTTGCATTAGAAGGAGCACAGGCTCCGCTGTGCCTGCAGTGGACAGCGAACGTGACCAGATCCGAGAAGCATTCTAAACGCGTCTCGTTGGAAATCACCGGTAGTTATAACGAACAAGTATATCCACTCTCGAACgtgcgaactgtaaaaaatttaaaCCTACCTCGCCAATCAATGCAGTATTCCAAACTATCTAAGCAATATGCCTACCTAAAAGGATTACCTATCGAAGATTATGATGACGCGGTACCCCAGATACTAATCGGAAATGATAATTCTCACTTGGGTGCCGTACTAAAAATTAGGGAAGGTATGACATTCGAACCAATCGCTGCTAAAACCCGATTGGGATGGACCATTTACGGTGCCGGTAAAGACGAAGAAAGTCACCATTCACATAGTTATCATATCTGTCAGTGTAATCGGCAACTTCATGATCTGGTGAGAGATAATTTCTTGGTTGATAATATAGGGGTAGCAATTGCCGTGCCGCCAGATTCTGACGAAAGCCGCCGAGCGAATCGTATTCTTCGTGATACTACTAAGCGTATTGGAAACAATTTCGAAGTCGGCCTTTTATGGAAGTTCGATGCGTTTGAGCTGCCGGACAGCTACGCAATGGCTATTCGCCGAATGGTCTGTTTGGAACGACGAATGGAAAATGATTCAAGAATAGGTGCAAGTGTAAAGCGTCAGATCCGTGAATATATAGAGAAAGGATACATCAGTAAAGCCACCGCTGAACAACTGAGAGCGGCAGATCCCCGGAGAATTTGGTACCTGCCACTGGGAGTGACGATAAACCCgaaaaaaccggaaaaagtgCGGATCTTTTGTGACGCCGCAGCGGAAGTAGATTCCGTATCGCTAAACACAATGCTGCTGAAGGGACCCGATCTGCTCAGCTCATTACCGACTGTGTTGTTTGGATTTCGTGAACGAAGGGTGGCCATCTGTGCTGACATCCAAGAGATGTTCCACCAGATATTCATTCGGAAAGAAGACCGTCAATCCCAAAGGTTGCTTTGGCGAGATGCTGCTGATCGAGTTCCGGACGTGTATCTTATGAACGTGGCGACATTCGGTGCTTCATGCTCACCATGCCTAGCGCACTACGTTAAGGACCTTAACGCAGCTGAGTTCGCCGGGGCATACCCAGAAGCGGTGGTAGCGATTACTAAGAAGCACTATGTAGATGACTACCTCGATAGTTTCGACGATGAGGATAAAGCGGTTCACATGGCTTTGGATGTTAAATATATACATTCACGCGCGGGATTTCATTTAAGAAATTGGATCTCCAACTCTTCGAATGTTTTACGCCGCATTGGGGAGAAAAAGGTGACCGCAGGAAAACGTTTAGATTTACACGACAAATGTATCACCGAACGAGTTCTGGGAATGCTGTGGGACCCCAAGCAAGACGTTTTTACCTTTTCTACAACAATGGCCACGAATACTCAGCATCCTACCAAACGACAAGTGTTACGAACAGTTATGTCTCTGTTCGATCCCTTGGGTCTTCTATCGCATTTTATAATTCACGGTAAAATCCTTATTCAGGACCTCTGGCGTGTACAAATTGGATGGGACGACTTAATTCCATGTCGACAGCACTCTAGGTGGCTGAGATGGACAAGCGAGTTCGAGAAATTGTCATGTGTACGGGTAAATCGATGTTACTTTCCCACGGTTCCGGAGCGGAAGATAAAGCAGCTTCAACTGCATATGTTCGTGGATGCCAGCGAGGAGGCATATGCATGCGTAGCGTACTTGCGAGCCGAGGTATACGATGGAGTCCAAGTAGCGCTAGTTGCAGCTAAATCAAAGGTTGCGCCCTTGAAAACGCTTTCTATTCCTAAGCTTGAGCTTCAAGCCGCTGTGCTTGGCACCCGTCTACAAAAAACTATTCGCAGTACCCATAGTTTACCAATTACCGAGAGTATTTACTGGAGCGATTCGCAAACCGTATTAGCTTGGATAAATCCAAACCACCGTAAATTTAGACAATTTGTTTCCTGTAGAGTAGGAGAAATTCTCACCTTAACTAATCCTGAAGACTGGCGATGGGTTCCATCTAAGGATAATGTGGCGGACGATGCAACCAAATGGGGCAAAGGCTCACATCTATCTCCTGACAGTCGCTGGTTCTGGGGCCCAAGTTTTTTGTACCTTTCTGAAGATCAGTGGCCAACCAATCAACGGACTTTTACCGAAACAACGGAGGAACTTCAATCTTGTTTTACACATGCAGAAGTCAAATGTGAAAATCTAGTTCTATGGGAGCGTTTTTCAAAGTGGAACCGATTGTTAAACACAGTAGCTTATGTAAATCGAGCCGTTCGAAACATGCAACGGAAATCAAAAGGATCACCATTGCTATTAGATTGTCTGACTCAGGAAGAACGGTCAAAGGCTGAAACAATTATTTGGCGACTTGTACAGGAAGAAGTGTACTCTGCAGAATTATCAACTTTAGCGACACCGATTCCGAAATCGTCTACGAAGCGATATAAAAATACAAAGCTCCTGGGTTTGTCGGCCTTCAAAGATCCAGATGGAATAGTCCGGATGGAGAGCCGTATCGCGGGCGCTGTTTTCGTTTCTTTTGATACAAGAAATCCGATTATAATTCCCAAAAATCATCACGCTACTAGACTCCTAGTCGAGTGGTACCATTATCGCTACCTACACGCCAACAATGAGACGGTAATTAATGAAATCAAACAGCGCTTTCATATTTCTCATCTTCGTTCTCTGGTGCGACAAATTTCAAAATCATGTTTCGTTTGCCGAGTCAGAAAGACGCAGCCAACAGTACCCCGTATGGCACCATTGCCAGCTGCTAGAATGAAGGCTTTCGTCAGACCGTTTTCCTATATAGGTCTGGATTATTTTGGTCCGCTCCCAGTACGTATTGGAAGAAGTGTGGTGAAGAGATGGGTCGCATTGTTTACGTGCCTTACCATACGAGCCGTGCACCTGGAGGTGGTACACTCTCTGTCGTCGGAATCCTGCAAAATGGCGATTAGACGATTTATAGCCAGACGAGGATCGCCGGTTGAGATTTATAGCGACAACGGCACGAATTTCGTCGGCGCCAGCAATGATCTACGGTGGGAGCTTGGAAAAATTGATCGTGATATGGCAGCAGTTTTTACCAACACTAATACGCAGTGGAAATTTAATCCGCCCTCTGCTCCCCACATGGGTGGCTCATGGGAGCGACTCGTGAGATCGGTGAAAACGGCTCTAGATTCAATGTATACCTGTCGAAATCCAGATGAAGAGACATTTGCTACTATACTACTGGAAGCGGAAAGTATAGTGAACTCTCGTCCGCTTACGTTCGTTTCCATGGAGTCTTCAGAACAAGAAGCAATTACCCCCAATCATTTTCTGATGATGAGTTCGAGTGGAGTCACACAACCATCGAGATCGTTGGAGGAATCGCAAAAGAGTCTTCGTGGAAATTGGAATCTTATTCGTGTTATGGTAGATCAGTTTTGGAAGAGATGGGTACGTGAGTACCTTCCAACTCTTACCCGCCGTACCAAGTGGTTCACAGACGTCGCACCGTTGAAAGTAGGCGATCTGGTTATGGTAGTAGAAGATAATCGGCGCAATGGCTGGATAAGAGGACGAATTTTGGAACTGGTCACTGGGCAAGATGGCAGATCACGGCGAGCGGTTGTACAGACTTCAACCGGTGTGTTGCGTAGACCAATAGCAAAACTGGCGAAACTGGACTTGGAAGTAAAGCCGGTAAAACTGGGTCAGGATCTCTAG